The DNA sequence ACTCACAGCAGCAGCAGAACTCATGATCAGACCTCCGGGGTTTCGTGTGACTGCAATAGTCTGATTGAATCACAGGAATCAGATTGCCTGTGGCTCTCCTGATCTGGATTCGGTAGGGGTGAGCCTGGGTTTGGGACGAGCTCCGTTATTCGCTGTCAGTATCTCGATGGTGTTGTAAGgatgtttgtgtgctgctgaCAGTTTCCTGAAGATCAGACGCTCCTCTGGAGCCTCAGACTTCGGTGGACGCGGGTCGCTCGACGGCAGGATCGTCCGATTCCCGTCTGCAGAGGTGAAGGGCtttgttttggtgtttttttgcaGCAGGTAACAGCTCCCGGGTGTTTGTGCAGCGGATGGCATTGTGCAGTTATTTCTGCTCGCGTTCCTCCGGTATCTCGGCGGGCAGCTGTGCGATAACGCAGCTTTCTTCTGCAGATAACGGCGCTGCACGCCGCATGATAACACGAGCGGACTCTCGCCGACTTCAGCTGCTGCTGTTTTCGTCTGTGTGCCTCCATGTGACCGTTTGTCATTCTGTTGTGAGCAGAACCGCGAGGAAAAGGAAAGTTCAGAACGGCATTAAAGGCCGCACGATTCGCCGTTTGACCCTCGTTCTGCTGCGCTAATGTGACCTCAGACATGCAGTTCCGCCGGGGTAACGCACTTGTGTTCACCGAATGAGGATTGCGGCTCGTTTCTCCTCAATTCCTCCCTCGCTGCACGCTCCggtgttttaacaaataatgctacctgtcagattgtgctaccaacactgtgtttttcatactgtaatgttatgtttagggttggggtaggtgtacacgGTAATAAAGCCtcacacaatattaatatcatgctgGAAGCAAAATCTGATAGGTAGCATTTTTCGCTGTCGAATTATGCTACCATCTGTTTTAATGGGAGGTAGCAAAATCTGACAGGGTAGCACAAATTGTGAGAACACCGGCATCTGCTCGTCTGTACAACAACACGCATCAATGAATCAGATGAGGTTGCAAAATGACTCATTCGGATCAAATCGCGTTCACACATCAGAGCGATCGGAAACCCGCTCCGTTTATTAAAGAGGGCAGATGCTCTCGTTCCTGAACCCCAGAAGAACTAATGACGATGAGGGTAAACCGGTGAAGTGTGAAAGCGTGTGCTGAGGTTCTGAACCAGTCCCACCGCTACAAACCAGCGGCTCCGGTGTTTGCCACGAGGCGTTTGCATTTAATGGCTCTTTTGTAAAATCAAAATGGCCGTCTTCTGTTGAAACAACTAGTTTAAGTGCAGCTTTAGTGGAAACACATCATCAGCTTGTCAGGAAAAACCCAAGAGAGCTGTGACTGTCACACACGTAATTAAATCACGCTAACTCTAATATTATACACACTGATGTTTTCATTTCCTCTTTCTGATCAGTTTCATCACAGAAACTCACAGCAACATCAGCGAGAGACACGTGCTTTTGTCCCGCTGTGGACGGAGACGAATCTTGGCGTCCGATCAGCGTCTCGTTCAGCCGCCGACGTCTGATTTTTTTCATGCGTTCTGTCGACGCGGCCTCAAGCATTTCAAGCCGTGGCTAAATGGCAAACTGTAATTGTTCAGTTTAGACATCAGACCATCTCGTCGCATTTACGTCCACAGTTGAGGGTCTGAGTAGAGGATTATGGGTAGAGTCATACAGCGGAGCGTCCTGTCTGGACTAGAATGAGTGAAGTCACTGAAACAGTGCGGCGTCTCCAGCCTCCAGATGAATGTTCCTGCATCAGGTCAAATCGAGTCTGTTCTGTTCCTGGTGGCGTTCGTGCGGTCGTTCGTGTTAAAGCACTGCTGCGGTTCCTTCGCTCTCACCGTCTCCACGTTCAGACTGATGTCAGGACGGAGTGACGTCGTCTGCTGGTCTGAGCCTCAGCGTTCGTTCGATTCGGTCGTGTTTGTTTGCTGCTTCGATTCCCTGGAGTCTCGTTACAGTCGTCGTAAAGCTCTACTGACTTTCTGAAGGTTCATTACCCTACAAATCAACTGATAACAAGTTTTATATTAACCAAACAAGAGTGGAAGCCATTGTCACACTACACAACCATGCTTATTTTAGTGTGTAATTCTTGCACCTTTCTTGCATGTGGTTTTCAGCCACAGAGTGTGTGTGGAAAAAATGAGATcagaaaagtctgaaaaatTGAAAGTGTCGCAGTGAGATGAGCAGCAGGCTGATTTCTGATCtgctaaataaaacaatgaacacCATTAGACCCAGTGTTGGGATACCAGCACAAGTACTGCAAGTTACGTAgtcagatgattttttttttaagtaactagtcaaataacacattttaaatttgcaACAAAATATAGTTGTTACTTTTTCAAAGTAGTAACACAAGTTATgttgttttcttatttattgaCTGACGTGTCTCCCGTCccgtgttgagagaaatcaggagcaGGTGTAAAAACAGAGACTTTTCCTTCAGTCTGAGGATTATTCAtgtcacttttggtgtgaaagggttaTATTGTAACTTCTGGGATttgttattaaattttttttttttttttaaatcagcgaGCCCAGTGCAGgtgaaaaaaagtaacacaaaagtaacatcTATTACTTTCCCCAGCACTGGCCAGAATACCAACATAACTGACAAAATGTTACACAGAGAGTCGTCTGATTTGTTACATTGAGGGAAACATCCAGAAAGGTCAaaatttgctttcttttttctttctaaagcaCGTTTGACAACACCTTGTTGACCCGAAGTGCTGTGCAATAAACATGAAGTCAAACAGAATAAAAAGACATCAAATGTCAGTTCACTCATGTCGCTCCAAACGCATGAAACTTTGAAGCGTTGAGCAGGATGTTCACGTCACTCTTTATCGTCTCGTAAAGGCAGATAGCGATCAGAGCGTCAAGCTCCAGAAACACGTTTAAGCGTCTGTGATTGTCATCTGCATGTGCTCTAGTCTGGATCTGCATTCActgatcatgttttcattattgtgcatttttgctcatttaaaaCAAGCAGGTTTCACCTTGTTGAcattgttaaacatttttttcctcaagtaTTTCATAGACAAGTACTTTTATGTTGATGTTTTCAGCCCCTCGTGAGCATTCTGCTAAACGTCTCTTTACAACGTGTGTCTGTTTCTCTTCAGGGGAAATATAAATGGCTTTGACGGCGTTCGTTAGCATGGAGCCGTGTGACGGGCGGGCGGAGAAGCAGGCGTGTGGCGCGGCCCTGCAGGTTCATCTGTACTGCTGCAGAGACGAAGCGAGCACGCTGACGTACCCGCCCGGAGAATACGTGGCAGAAGAGCTCTGCATCAGCGCAGCCAAGGAGTGCGGTGAGTCCTGATCGATTAAACAGTTAATACTGATGAACACAGGGGATTCACGCCAGAGTATTTATGTAGTTACTCATCCAAAACCACTCTGTGAGTGTGCAAACATTAGCATCatactttataaaatataagacaTTTCTTTATAAAATATCATCTAGTTAATCATGTGTAACTGCTGGTATTTTCAGAAATGCTGTTTGGCGAGCGGCTCGCATTCCTCACGCCGTCTGCTGCATGCTTGCGGCCAGGGCCGTTCTGTGCCTGTTTTAGTAGTAAAACCAGAGCGAGCGGTTAACTAGCTACGGCTGCTGTTAGTAACCGTGGGTTAAGGTGCGTCACATTAGCCAAATTTAGCAGGTAGAAAAGCTCCGCTGTCTGTTGTCAGCAGTGTAGAGATGATTAGAGCTCAGCTGAAACAGAAGTCACTGTCAAACCAGACGTCTTTCTGTTGGTCACTGTGGCAAATTTGTGCCACCGACTTGAACCTGTTGCGAAATCTATCGGCCCTATTCCTGATCCTTCATCTGCAAAAATGATCTGTTGACCGCCAGTCAGTCTATGCGTGAGTAATTACTGCACTAAAGTCTTTGGCTCATTTGATTCTGCTTCACAGAAACATATGAAAACAGTCTTTTTGCATTTGTGTGCCAGCAGGAGAACGTTACACTTCCAAACATGTCTTTTTCAAAGCTATTGTAATAATCCTGTGAGATTTCAGTATAAAAGCAGAAGGTCCGATCTCACCTTCAAGTCAATGCAAGCAACTGTTCATAGAAAAATTCACAGGAGAACTTAAAACATCGAGCCGCAAACTACCTTACAAACGCTGCACAGAGCCACGCACGAGCGTCAGTCTAACGGAACGACGCGGTCCGCGTCAGAGCGACGTCCGTGTGAGACAATTcactgaaatgacatttgataAGCGCAGCAGTGATAAATGACGTCACGGCGGTGACCCGTTTTACTGTGTTGCTGACACTATAGAGTGTTGCTCTAGACTGGTGAACTTCCTGTTCCCACTCTTACCACTTCCTGTTTACCCATCTGAGTGTTAAGGgcttaagagagagagagtgtgcaGGACACACCCTCATTTACTTCCTCTTTTCATTCGGTTTCCTCTTTAATGCTGCAGCTGCTGCCCGTCTgtcctccacacacacacacacacacacacacacacacagaccgaGTGGATGTGTTCACAGGTCAAAGGTCACGCACCACCATGATGTTGGATGTGTTTTATGTGCCATAGGTGTCAGTCCGCCGTACTGCAGTCTGTTCGGACTCATGAGAGAGCAAGACCGCGTGTGGCTTCCGCCCAATCACGTCCTCAAGATCGAGGCCTCGGCCAATGAGACGCTGCTGTTCAGGATCAGGTGTGCCGTCACGTCAGCTTCAGCACTGATGCATGTTGGGTTTGCCAGCCTAATCTAATTCTGTTCATCTGCAGGTTTTATTTTCCAGGCTGGTACGGCAGCGGATCAAACTCGGCCCGCAGGTACGGCGTCACCAAGAGTTCGGAGGCGCCCGTGCTCGACGACGTCACTATGGCGTACCTGTTTGCCCAGGTGAGGATAAGTTTTGAGATCCGCGATGTACAGCCGCTACCGTGTCTGATAACCGATGTGTGATAATTGTATTGTGAATACTGGTAGAATAATGCATCGTatgtacaggggttggacaatgaaactgaaacactggccaatatagtgttggaggtttcatggctatatttctgcagcctggtggccagtctttactgatcgcacattccaccaataagagcagagtgtgaaggttgactttgtgcacccaatagctcaaacattgtaccctgaaggtggtgccgtgtattaggatgataatgcaccaatacacacagcaagactggtgacaagagtgatttgatgaacatgaaagtaaagttaaacatctcccatggcctgcacagtcaccagatctgaatattattgagccactttggggtgttttggaggagcaagtcaggaaatgttttcatacaccaacatcacatagtgacctggccactgttctgcgaaaggaatggctcaaaatccttctggctactgtgcaggacttgtatttgtcattcccaagatgaaataatgctgtattggctgcaaaaggaggccaaatggcatactaattgtggtctaaacccaggtgtttcagtttcactgtccaacccctgtagaTCACAGGGCTACGTTCCACATTAAACATCTCCGCTAGTTTAGGGTCAGGTTGCAGCTGAACACGACTAAGAATCTTGTTTTTCTCAGTCCAGATTACACAACAGCTGCTGACggagtaatattttactgtGATTTTTGCATGAGCAGCGTCACTTTTCGTCGTCACACACATTATTTATGTGCTAATCTTCTTATCCTGTCTGTCCAACGCTCAGTGGAGGTCAGATTTTCTGAGCGGCACGATCAGCGTTCCCATCAGCCTGGAGTTTCAGGAAGAGTGCTTGGGATTGGCTGTTCTTGATATGATGCGTTTggccaaagaaaaaaacaagtcacCTGTTGACATCTACAACCACAACAGGTGATTAGtttgtgacctttgacctgccGCTGCTAGTAGAGTCCGACAAACGATCTGGTGATCTCCTCTCTGTTCCTTTGCAGTTACAAGTCGTTCCTCCCGAAGAACATGCGAGCGCACATTCAGAATCAGCACTTTGTGACGAGGAAGCGGATCCGTTTCCGCTTCAGGAAGTTCATTCAGCAGTTCGGCGCGTGTAAAGCTACGCCGCGAGACCTGAAGCTCAAATACATGGTCAGTCTGGAGACGCTGCAATCGGCCTTCTACACCGAACAATTTCACGTCAACGAACCGTCCGCCGGAAACGTCACCATCGTCGTCAGCGGGAACCTTGGCATCCGATGGTCGAGAGTAAAAGAGGCCAGAGACCGAGAGGTACGGAGAATCTTCACTTTACCATCGCGTGTAACGAGGAGAGCGACTCTGACTTGGTCTTTCTCTCTGTTCAGGATCCGCAGGTGTACTGCGATTTCTCCGACGTCATCGACATCAGTATAAAGCAGGGGACTAAAGACGGATCCGTGGAGAATCGAATCGTCTCGATAAACAGACAGGACGGTCAGACGCTGGTAAGGTTCGGTCACGTTACGGTCTGTTCTCGGGTCAGATCGGGTGTCGGAGcgtctttctctgtctctcccaCAGGAACTGGAGTTTCATTCTCTGAGCGAGGCGCTGTCCTTCGTGTCTTTGATCGACGGATATTACAGACTCACTACAGACGCTCATCATTACCTGTGTAAGGAGGTGGCGCCCCCTAGACTGCTGGAGGCCattcagatcagctgtcacggGCCAGTGTCGTGAGTtcatcttcacacacacacacacacacacacagagtgttTAGAAATTAACTCCTTTTCTTGCTTCAGGACGGAGTTTACCATCAGCCGCTTGCGACGATGTGAAAACCATAGAGGCATTTTTATCCTGCGTTGCAGCCCGAAAGATTACGACAGGTACTTCCTGTCCTTCGTCGTTGAGGTGAGTGCGTTTATGTGGATCGAATCACAGGCCAGAGGATGTGTTTATCTCGATCAAACCGCAGCACTAATTAACTCTCTTTACACGATAAGCAGgtcagtgtgtgttttattgatcgtctgtgtgtgtttgcagtacGAAGGTCAGCTGGAGTTCAAGCACTGTCTGGTCGTTCGCTCTCATTCCGGCGAGTTTGTGCTCAACGGAGCCAAATGCAGTTTCGGTAGTTTGGGCGAATTACTGCAGCACTACCAGAAGGAGGCGCTGCGCTCCGACAGACACGTGTTCCAGTTCAGCCGCTGCTGTCCGCCGCGCAGCAAAGGTCAGAGATGCGCCGGCGAACGCTTCGGATCGGACGCTCCTGCGCTCGGTGCGTAAATgacgtgtgtttgtgtctgtagaTAAATCCAATCTGCTGGTGTGCAGGAGCAGTCAAACCTCTGACGCGTGTCTCTCGCCGACCGAATTCAAACACGTCAACCAGATGATCTTCCACAAGATCCATAAAGAGGATCTGGAGACCGTGAGTCTGAACACGCACACCGACGCTCTCTTTTTCAGTGAGAACGCTGATCATTGTCAGCCCAAATCTGATTACTTGTGTATCTGATCGGAATCTAATCTGAATTATTGACTCACAACTGTTCATCTCTGTCATCTTGTTGTGTTGGTATGTTTACACCAAAAACCATGTAGCATGAAACAGATtagtaaaaaccttttttttttcttttcccaaaACACACTTGCTAAATCTGATTGGTCTCCAATTGGATAGGCACAATTTGGACAGTCTGAAGAAGGCTTTTACATTCACGCCACAACTGGATATGAAAGTGCGTGCGCATCTTTCTCTCTGCGTTCAGTATGATGATGTTActgtgatgtgtttttttttcttgacgtTCATTTGTGATCAGAGGGAAGGTTTGGGTCAGGGAACGTTCACGCAGGTCTTCCGCGGCGTCCGGAGGGAGCTCGGCGATTACGGGGAGATCCATAAGATGGACGTGGTGTTGAAAGTTCTAGATAAAACCCACCGCAACTACACTGAGGTACTGTGGGAAAAACTGAAGTGCTTTCGTTTTTCTCTTCGTGAGTTTGATCAGTACGGCACGTCATGAGTTTCTCTCTCCGGCAGTCGTTCTTTGAGTCGGCGAGCATGATGAGCCAGCTATCCCACAAACACCTGCTGCTCAATTACGGCGTCTGCGTGTGCACTGATGAGCGTGagtatctcacacacacacgtgtacgTGTTTCTGTCAGGTCTGCAAGCGTCTGTATGTCTTTCAGACATCATGGTGCAGGAGTACGTGCGCTTCGGCTCTCTGGACACGTACCTGAAACGAAACCGCAACACCATCAACATCACCTGGAAGCTGGAGGTGGCTAAACAGCTAGCGTGGGCGCTACATCACCTGGTGAGCATCACAGAATCACGGCAGCAGACTAACGAGAGACTTTGAAAATCACTGCGTGCCTTTGATCCGCAGGAGGAGAAGAACCTGATCCACGGAAACGTCTGCGCCAGGAACGTTCTGGTGACCCGAGAAGAAGACCGAAAGACGGGAACGCCTCCGTTCATCAAACTCAGTGACCCGGGCATCAGCATCACGGTGCAGCCCAGAGAATGTGAGCGAAGCCCCGTTCGTGTGGTTTAGAAAACGAGTCCAGTTTGTACAGGACAGAGACCGAATCCACTAATTTACTGAACTCTTCTTCCTCTGAGAGCTGAAAAGAGTTGTTGTCTGTGTCTTCCGTCTGTAGTTCTGGTGGATCGTATCCCGTGGGTTCCTCCCGAGTGCGTGAAGGACAGCAAGAACCTGAGTTTGGCAGCAGACAAGTGGAGTTTCGGCACCACGCTGTGGGAGATCTACTGTGGCGGAGAACATCCGCTCGCGGCGTACGACGGATCCAAGGTACGACGGATCCCGTCAGCGCGTCCGTCCACCTGCGCCGTACGTTCGTTGACGTTAACTTGTGTTCTTGTGTGTCGTGCAGAAGCTGCTGTTCTACGAAGACAAGCACCAGCTTCCGGCTCCCAAATGGACCGAACTGGCCAGTGTGATCAACAGCTGCATGGACTACGAGCCGCTGCAGCGCCCCTCGTTCAGAGCCGTCATCCGAGACCTCAACAGCCTCTTCACGCCAGGTGACGCTAGCGACACGCACCGCGACATAAACGGCATAATATAGCGGCGCTCGCGTGACGCCTCCGTCTCTGTGTTTCTTAGACTACGAGCTGCTGGTGGAGAGCGACACGGTTCCCAGCAGGCATCGGGCTTTGGGTTTCGCCGGAGCGTTTGAGAACCAGGAACCCACTCAGTTCGAGGCCAGACACCTGATCTTCCTCCAGCTGCTGGGAAAGGTGAGCCATCATCACCATCGTCGACGGTAACCGTTACCGGTTCAGACCGCCACTCGCGTCCGTCTGTGTCTGTCCGCAGGGGAACTTCGGCAGCGTGGAGAAGTGTCGCTACGACCCGCTGCAGGACAACACGGGCGAGGTCGTGGCGGTCAAGAAGCTGCAGCACAGCACGGCCGAACACCTGCGAGACTTCGAGCGGGAAATCGAGATCCTGCGCTCGCTGCAGCACGAGAACATCGTCAAATACAAGGGAGTGTGTTACAGCGCGGGTGAGCGTCCGTCTGCGCTAGAGCGTGCTGGTCCTGCGACGCGCGTCTCTCCCGATTGACTctgtgtctgtctctgtctgtctgcaggTCGTAAGAACTTGCGGCTGGTCATGGAGTTTTTGCCGTTCGGCAGTTTGAGAGATTATCTTTCAAAGAACAAGGAGCGTTTC is a window from the Labeo rohita strain BAU-BD-2019 unplaced genomic scaffold, IGBB_LRoh.1.0 scaffold_84, whole genome shotgun sequence genome containing:
- the jak2a gene encoding tyrosine-protein kinase JAK2a, with protein sequence MALTAFVSMEPCDGRAEKQACGAALQVHLYCCRDEASTLTYPPGEYVAEELCISAAKECGVSPPYCSLFGLMREQDRVWLPPNHVLKIEASANETLLFRIRFYFPGWYGSGSNSARRYGVTKSSEAPVLDDVTMAYLFAQWRSDFLSGTISVPISLEFQEECLGLAVLDMMRLAKEKNKSPVDIYNHNSYKSFLPKNMRAHIQNQHFVTRKRIRFRFRKFIQQFGACKATPRDLKLKYMVSLETLQSAFYTEQFHVNEPSAGNVTIVVSGNLGIRWSRVKEARDREDPQVYCDFSDVIDISIKQGTKDGSVENRIVSINRQDGQTLELEFHSLSEALSFVSLIDGYYRLTTDAHHYLCKEVAPPRLLEAIQISCHGPVSTEFTISRLRRCENHRGIFILRCSPKDYDRYFLSFVVEYEGQLEFKHCLVVRSHSGEFVLNGAKCSFGSLGELLQHYQKEALRSDRHVFQFSRCCPPRSKDKSNLLVCRSSQTSDACLSPTEFKHVNQMIFHKIHKEDLETREGLGQGTFTQVFRGVRRELGDYGEIHKMDVVLKVLDKTHRNYTESFFESASMMSQLSHKHLLLNYGVCVCTDEHIMVQEYVRFGSLDTYLKRNRNTINITWKLEVAKQLAWALHHLEEKNLIHGNVCARNVLVTREEDRKTGTPPFIKLSDPGISITVQPREFLVDRIPWVPPECVKDSKNLSLAADKWSFGTTLWEIYCGGEHPLAAYDGSKKLLFYEDKHQLPAPKWTELASVINSCMDYEPLQRPSFRAVIRDLNSLFTPDYELLVESDTVPSRHRALGFAGAFENQEPTQFEARHLIFLQLLGKGNFGSVEKCRYDPLQDNTGEVVAVKKLQHSTAEHLRDFEREIEILRSLQHENIVKYKGVCYSAGRKNLRLVMEFLPFGSLRDYLSKNKERFDHMKLLLYASQICKGMDYLASKRYVHRDLATRNILVESEFRVKIGDFGLTKVLPQDKEYYTVREPGESPIFWYAPESLTESKFSVASDVWSFGVVLYELFTYSDKSCSPPAVFMEQMGEDKQGQMIVYHLIDLLKRNYRLPAPDGCPAEVHALMKECWAAEPGDRPTFKDLAQRVDAIQDSKNV